The DNA region GCACCGTGGCCGCCATGGACGTGCTGGCGCCGGGCATCGGCGAGATCATCGGCGGCAGCCAGCGCGAGGAGCGCCTCGACGTGCTGGACGCCCGCATCACCGAGATGGGCCTCGACCTCGGGGAATACTGGTGGTACCGTGATCTGCGGAAGTACGGCACGGTGCCGCACGCGGGCTTCGGGCTCGGTTTCGACCGGGCCGTGAACTACGTCACGGGCATGAAGAACATCCGGGACGTGATCCCCTTCCCGCGGGCGACGGGTCTCGCCGAGTTCTAGCCGACACCCAAGGGGCAAGGCCGCATGGAGGCGGCCACGGGAGACTGCCATGGAATGGACACGCAACGGCTATCGCATCAGCGACGACAAGGGCGAACTCGACATCTTCTACGTCGCGCCGGCCCTGCAGAAGTCGTACTGGGCGGCGGAGCGCCCCCGGACGGTCATCGAGGAGTCGATCCGCAACTCGCTGTGCCTCGGCCTGTACACCGAGGGGCGGCAGATCGGCTTCGCGCGGGCGGTTACCGACAAGTGCACCTTCGCCTGGATCTGCGACGTGATGGTCCATCCGGACCACCGCGGCATCGGGCTGGGCAAGTGGCTCATCGACTGCCTGAGCGCCCACCCCGACGTGGTGAACGTGTCCCAGGAGATGCTGCGCACCCGCGACGCGCACGGCCTGTACGAGCAGTACGGCTACGTGCAGTGCGACGCCATGATCAAGCGGAAGGACGCGGGCGACGCCTAGCTGCGCTCCGGATTCGCCGCCCATCCGGAAGGAAAACCGGAAGGAAAAAGAGTGCGCCCGGCCCCCGAGGGGGCCGGGCGCTTCCGCTCGCGCACGTTGCGGAAAACCTAGCCGAAGGAGGCCATGGCCTCGTCCAGGGTCGGGTACACCTGGAAGATGTTCTGCAGCTGGGAGATGTAGAAGATGCTGAGCACCCGCTCCTTCACGTTGCAGATCTTCAGGGTGCCGTCGGCATTCTTCAGGGAGTGGTAGCCCGTGATGAGGATGCCCAGGCCCGTCGAGTTGATCCAGGGCACGCCGGACATGTCGAGGACCACGTTCTTCGTGCCCTTCTCGATGAGGCCGTTGATCTCGCCCTTGAACTTGTCGAAGTCGGGGCCGCCCATGATCTTGCCCGACAGCTCGAGCACCATGATGTCGCCCTGGGGATTCTGCTTGATCTTCATCTGGGTCACTCCTTCAGGAAACCGTTGCGTCCCGTGAACGCGGTTGTCAGGAAAATGCCGCGTACTTGCGACGCTTGATCTTCTTCGTCGGTGTCTTCTCGAATTCCTCGTACAGGACCTTGAGCTTGGCGATCCGGCAGTAGCCGGGCAGCCGCAGGTTCAGGAACTTGCGGTTCTCCTCCATCAGGTCCTCGACCTGGCGGCCCTTCAGGCAGGCCTTGTCCACGGACTCGAGGTCGGGGTAGACCAGCGCCAGCAGCTGCCCGTTCTGCTCGAGGACGAGGGACTCCTCGACGCAGGGCATGTTGTTCAGCTGGGACTCGATCTCCTCAGGATACACGTTCTGGCCCGAAGAGGTGAGGATCATGTTCTTCGAGCGGCCCGTCAAGTAGAGGAAGCCCTGGGCGTCGAGGCGGCCGAGATCGCCCGTGTGCAGCCAACCGTCGGGGTCGATGGCCTCGGCGGTGGCCTCCTCGTCGTGGTAGTAGCCCATCATGCGGTTCTCGCCGCGCACCTGGACCTCGCCGATGCCGGTCTCGGGGTCGGCGTCGGCGATGCGGCATTCCATGGTGGGCACGATGCGGCCGACGCTGCCCGTGGGGGGGCGGTCGTCGTAGACCGAGTAGCTGATGAGCGGGCCGCATTCGGTCATGCCGTAGCCGCAGGTCATGCGCAGGCCGATGCGCCGGAAGAAGTCCTCGATGTCGCGGTTGATGGCCGCGCCGCCGATGACCATCTCCTTGAAGCGGCCGCCGAAGACCTCGTAGACCTGATCGTGGATCTTCTTGTACACCAGCTTGTTGAGGCCGGGCACCTTGAGCAGGAGCTGCATCTTCGGCGTCTCGAGTACCGGCTTGATCCGGTTGCGGTAGATCTTCTCGATGACCAGCGGCACCGACATGACGACCACCGGACGGTACTTCTGGAACGCGGCGACGAGGATCTTCGGCGTGGGGATCTTCTCGACGTAGACGATGTGGCAACCGGCGACGGTGGGGGCCAGGAAGTCGAAGGCGCAGCCGAAGACGTGGGCCAGCGGCAGGAACGAGACCATGTTGTCGCCGGGGGTCAGCGCGACGCTCGCGTTGAAGAACAGGATGTTGGCGATCAGCGAGTTCCCGTCGAGCATGACGCCCTTGGAGAAGCCGGTCGTGCCCGAGGTGTAGACGATGGCGGCGAGTTCGTCGTTGGCCACGGCGGGGAAGGCGACGTCGTCGGGCCCGATGGGGTGCGCCGACGCGCGGGCGGCATTGAAGCGTTCACCGAACTTCGCCTCGCGGCTCCAGGTGACGGAGAAGTCGGTCAGCCGGACCACGGCCGCCAGGTCGTCCATCTTCGACTCCTCGAGGCGATCGAAAACGCCGTCGGCGAGGAAGAGCAGGCGGCTGCCGCTGTGGCGCACGATGTGCTCGATCTCGGCCGAAGTGAAGTCCGGCAGGATCGGCACGATGACCGCGCCGTAGGTCGTGGCCGCCAGGTAGGAGACGCACCAGTGGGCCGAGTTGCGGCCGACGACGCCGATGCGGTCGCCCCGGGCGATGCCGGCCGCCGCGAAGGCCGCGTGGAGGGAGTGGATGAGATTGCCCACCTCGCCGTAGGTCAGGGTCCCGCCGTCCAGGTCGCTGTAGCAGTCGACTTCCCAGTGCCTGCGGAGCGAACCGGCGATGGTCGCGACGAAGTTCTCCTGGAGCATGCGTCTCCTTCCGGGTGGGCCCGCGCGGGCGGGCGGTCGGGTGGGCGAACTCGCGCCATGGTACCCCATATCGGCCGCGGGGACAATTCAGGAGCGGCGCCGGAAGGGCAGGGGCAGGAAGCGGGGCACCCGCGCGCGGTAGGCGGCGTAGGCCGGGCCGACGTCGCGCAGCAGCTTCCGCTCCTCGAGTTCGGTGCCGACGACGGTGTACACGGCCAGGACCGCCCGCCAGACGAGATTCACGTCGGTGACGGGGAGGCAGAAGACCAGCACGACGAGGGTCGCGGTGTACCACGGGTGGCGGATGACGCCCAGGATGCCCTCGGTGCGGAAGGGGGCGGGGCGGGGTTCCCGTCCGGCGGCCCAGTCGGCCGCCTGGCGCAGGCCGAGGAAGGCGCGCCCGTCGTAGGCGCGCGACCCGAGCCAGAACAGCACCCCCGCCTCGGCCAGGCCGAGCCACCGCACGATTCCCCACCAGCCGGGCCAGTCCCACAGCGTGACCGCGGGCTGGCTGCGCACCCACACCGCGAGCAGCGCCAGGCTGGCGGTGCTGACCCCCACGTAGACGAGCCGGTCGAACACGTGCCAGCGGGGGAAGAGCCGGCGCACGAGCCGGCGGGCGGCATGGGTGATCAGGAGGCTGTGCAGGGCGCACCAGAGGGCCGTGGCGAGGGCGATCCAGGCGAGGTGCGGGGCGAAGGTCATGGCGGATTTCCGGGCTGGGGCGGGCGGCAATCGGGCGGAAACGTTGTCCGGGCCCGGCGGATCCCGTATTATCACCTCCGGAACCCGACATGGCAACCGGACGGAGGGGCAGATGATTCGAATCCTGGTCTACCGGCGCGTGCTGATGGCCGCGGCGATCGTCGGAGCGCTCTGCGGGGCGGCTCTGATCAAGGGGGGGGACGCGTTCGGCGCGACCGGGAGGCGGGGCTTCGAACTCCCCTCGGCGTGGACGGATCTCGGCACCGTCGCCGAGTGGCGGGCGGCCGACCGCCAGATCTACCGCAGTTCGGCCGGCTCCAGCCATCTCGACCGCTCCCGCGACCACA from bacterium includes:
- a CDS encoding asparagine--tRNA ligase is translated as TVAAMDVLAPGIGEIIGGSQREERLDVLDARITEMGLDLGEYWWYRDLRKYGTVPHAGFGLGFDRAVNYVTGMKNIRDVIPFPRATGLAEF
- a CDS encoding GNAT family N-acetyltransferase; the encoded protein is MEWTRNGYRISDDKGELDIFYVAPALQKSYWAAERPRTVIEESIRNSLCLGLYTEGRQIGFARAVTDKCTFAWICDVMVHPDHRGIGLGKWLIDCLSAHPDVVNVSQEMLRTRDAHGLYEQYGYVQCDAMIKRKDAGDA
- a CDS encoding STAS domain-containing protein translates to MKIKQNPQGDIMVLELSGKIMGGPDFDKFKGEINGLIEKGTKNVVLDMSGVPWINSTGLGILITGYHSLKNADGTLKICNVKERVLSIFYISQLQNIFQVYPTLDEAMASFG
- a CDS encoding AMP-binding protein, which encodes MLQENFVATIAGSLRRHWEVDCYSDLDGGTLTYGEVGNLIHSLHAAFAAAGIARGDRIGVVGRNSAHWCVSYLAATTYGAVIVPILPDFTSAEIEHIVRHSGSRLLFLADGVFDRLEESKMDDLAAVVRLTDFSVTWSREAKFGERFNAARASAHPIGPDDVAFPAVANDELAAIVYTSGTTGFSKGVMLDGNSLIANILFFNASVALTPGDNMVSFLPLAHVFGCAFDFLAPTVAGCHIVYVEKIPTPKILVAAFQKYRPVVVMSVPLVIEKIYRNRIKPVLETPKMQLLLKVPGLNKLVYKKIHDQVYEVFGGRFKEMVIGGAAINRDIEDFFRRIGLRMTCGYGMTECGPLISYSVYDDRPPTGSVGRIVPTMECRIADADPETGIGEVQVRGENRMMGYYHDEEATAEAIDPDGWLHTGDLGRLDAQGFLYLTGRSKNMILTSSGQNVYPEEIESQLNNMPCVEESLVLEQNGQLLALVYPDLESVDKACLKGRQVEDLMEENRKFLNLRLPGYCRIAKLKVLYEEFEKTPTKKIKRRKYAAFS